The Nostoc sp. PCC 7524 nucleotide sequence TTGTTAAATACTCCCATTAGCCTGTTCACAGCTAGGGCGCGTGCGGTTGGACAACGGGATGCTAAGTTATCTGAAGTAGCCAAGATAATTGAGTGGCTAGAGAAAGTTTGAATTTTAGATCGAGGATTCGCTACATTGGAAATAAGTAGACCATAAGGAAATGTTCAATGTCAGCACAATTGTTACTGGTAGATGATGAACCCGGATTACGGGAAGCAGTGAAAGACTATCTGCAAGAAAGCGGTTTCGTCGTTCAAGTTGCCAGTAACGCCCGTGAAGGTTGGGATTTAATGCAACAAAATACACCCGATCTAGTAATTTCTGACATTATGATGCCCCAGGTGGATGGCTATCAGTTTCTCAAGCAATTACGAGATGACCCCCGCTTTCAATCGCTACCTGTGGTATTTTTGACAGCTAAAGGCATGACTAGCGATCGCATCCAAGGTTATCAAGCTGGTGTTGATGCTTACCTACCCAAACCCTTCGATCCAGATGAGCTAGTGGCGATTGTAGAAAACCTACTTACCCGTCGCATCGCCAAGCCGCAAATGACAGGTGAAGAAGGTGAAACGCCAGATATTGCGGAATTAGCCAATCAAATTGCCCAAATCAAGGCTTTATTGACCCAAAAAAATGCGATTTCTCAATCCCCAGCCCCTTTTAAAATCGACTTGACCCCCAGAGAACAAAGTGTTTTAAACTTGGTGGCCGAAGGACTAATGAATAAAGAAATAGCCCGTCGCCTAGAAACCAGTGTGCGGAATGTAGAAAAATATGTGAGTCGTTTATTTAGTAAAACTGGTACTAATAGTCGTACAGAATTAGTTCGTTTTGCTCTAGAACACGGACTAGCTAAATAACTGGGGAGTTGGGAATAGGGGAGATAGGAGAGGTAGTGGAAATAACTATAGGATTCATATTTGATTTATGAAAAAAAATCCGTACACTCAAAAATCCCTCTTTCCTACTCCCTACTCCCTACTCCCTACTCCCTGCCTACGCAGATAATTTCAAAAATCAAAGCGGATTCCTATATTGCCTATTGCCTACTAATTAATGACTGAACCCAACGAACAATTTATGGCACTTGCTTAAGTCCTGGGTTGGTCAAAAATACCTCATCGGTTAGCAAGGATAGATGCGATTCTCACCTTGCCAAATAAATGTATTTAAATACTCAATATCTAGAAAATTTGAGCAATTGTTGATAATCAAAGTATTG carries:
- a CDS encoding response regulator transcription factor encodes the protein MSAQLLLVDDEPGLREAVKDYLQESGFVVQVASNAREGWDLMQQNTPDLVISDIMMPQVDGYQFLKQLRDDPRFQSLPVVFLTAKGMTSDRIQGYQAGVDAYLPKPFDPDELVAIVENLLTRRIAKPQMTGEEGETPDIAELANQIAQIKALLTQKNAISQSPAPFKIDLTPREQSVLNLVAEGLMNKEIARRLETSVRNVEKYVSRLFSKTGTNSRTELVRFALEHGLAK